A region from the Palaemon carinicauda isolate YSFRI2023 chromosome 9, ASM3689809v2, whole genome shotgun sequence genome encodes:
- the LOC137646779 gene encoding uncharacterized protein gives MSIGNSGIQFSVWPWTTGAVHHYHGTQEKNKARKIALCSMIIAVLCEEEEEMPRREWCKDWLHKRNERGSHATIFQELKTGYESDFTNYMRMDPNTFYDLLEKVKPVITKQDTCMRESISPAARLEATLMYLSTGCSYSALQYSTRISKPSLSAIIPDTCKANYDVLKDPYLKTTQTAEEWMRVAEGFSKKWNFPNCIRAVDGKHILIRPPPDSGSFYFN, from the exons ATGTCCATTGGTAACTCAGGCATTCAATTCAGTGTGTGGCCTTGGACGACTGGTGCAGTACATCACTACCATGGTACACAGGAAAAAAACAAGGCCAGAAAAATTGCACTGTGCAGTATGATCATTGCTGTACtctgtgaggaggaggaggagatgccaAGAAGGGAATGGTGCAAGGACTGGTTGCACAAACGAAATGAAAGGGGAAGCCATGCAACCATTTTCCAAGAATTAAAAACTGGCTATGAATCGGACTTCACGAACTATATGCGCATGGACCCAAATACTTTCTACGACTTACTGGAAAAGGTTAAACCTGTTATAACCAAGCAGGACACCTGTATGAGGGAGAGCATTTCACCAGCAGCACGTCTGGAAGCAACGTTGATGTATCTTTCCACCGGGTGCTCCTACAGTGCTCTTCAATACAGTACAAGAATTTCAAAACCGAGTCTGTCTGCAATCATTCCTGATACATGCAAAGCCAACTATGATGTGCTTAAGGATCCATACTTAAAG ACAACCCAAACAGCGGAGGAGTGGATGCGTGTAGCTGAGGGGTTTTCCAAGAAGTGGAACTTTCCTAATTGCATCAGAGCAGTTGACGGGAAGCACATCCTGATAAGGCCACCACCTGATAGCGGCTCCTTCTACTTCAACTAA